The Streptomyces puniciscabiei genomic interval GCCCTGGATCCACCTCGGCTCCCACTGCATCATCGGCGAACAGGTCACACTGACCGCCGGCCTGATGCCGGACCTGGACCTCGGCCCGGACCCGATCCTGCGGATCGGCGACGGCGTGGTCCTCGGCCGCGGCAGCCATGTCATCGCGGACACGACGGTCACCATCGGCAGCGACTGCTACTTCGGCCCGTACGTCTACGTCACCTCCACCAACCACTCCTACGACGACCCGCACCAGCCCATCGGCAGGCAGTGGCCGCGCATGGAGCCGGTGGAGATCGGCCCGGGCTGCTGGATCGGCACCGGCGCGGTGATCCTTCCGGGCGCGCGGATCGGCCGGAACGTGGTCGTCGCGGCCGGGGCGGTCGTGCGGGGCGCGGTGCCGGACCATGCCGTGGTGGCCGGGGCCCCCGCCCGGGTCGTCCGGCGCTGGACGGCCGAGCAGGGCTGGCAGCCGCCGCTCAGGACGCCCGCCCCGGTGCCCATCCCGGAAGGGACGACGCCCGAGCAACTGCGGGCCCTCGCGGAGCTGGACGAGGACGGCCTGGCCCGGCTCGCGGAACTGGACGAGGACGCGGTGGCCCGGCTCGTGGAGCTCGAGCCCGAGGGCTGACCGGCTCCCGGTCGCCGGCGGCGGTGGTTCAGCCGGTCGCCAGCAACAGCGTGCCGAGCAGCGCCAGCCCCGCGCCCGCGGTCTGGATCGCCCGCAGCCGTTCGCTGAGGAAGCCGCGCGCGGCCAGCGCGGTCACCACCGGATACAGCGAGGCGAGGACGGCCGCCACGGTGACGGGGCCGTGCTGGGCGGCGACCGCGTAGGCGCCGTTGGCTGCCACGTCGGCGAGCCCGACGAAGGCCAGCGCGGGCAGCGAGGTCCAGGGGAAGCCGCCCTCCGGCACCGCCCGGCCGCCCCGCCGTACGGAGACGGCGAGCGCGGCCCCGCCGGCCGCGACGTTCGTCAGCCGCTGTACGAACAGGGCGAGGAACAGGCCGGTGACGGTGGTCGAGGCCTCCGTGATCAGCGCGAAGACCGTGCCGAAACCCAGCGCCGCGACCAGCGTGAGCAGGATCGTCCGCCGCTGCACGGGTGCCCCGCGCAGCTGCGGACCGCCCGCGAGGACTACACCGGTGACGGCGACCGCGATACCCGTGATCTGGAGCAGCCCGGGCCGTTCGCCGAGGACCAGGCCCACCCCGACCGGCACGGCCACGCTCAGGGTCGCGAGCGGCGAGACGACCCCCATGGGGCCGAGCGCGAGCGCCTTGTAGAAGGAGAGCAGGGCCACCGGCCCCACCAGCCCGGCGGCGAACGCGAACCACAGGCGGGGTCCGGCCTCGCTCCATCCGCCGGTCGCGACGACGATCACGCCGAGGACCGCCGCCGCGACGGCCTGGGAGACGACCACCACGGTCAGCGCGGGCGTACGCCGGGTCAGCAGTCCGCCGCCGAAGTCGGCCAGCCCCCACAGGAGGCTGGTGGTCAGGGCGAAGAATGCTGTCACGGCCGGCCTCGCAGTACAGTTCGATGAACGAGCGGGTACATCCCACCGTAGTTCAGTCAAGTGAACCCTGTCATCCCATATATTGGACCTTCATCGATGGACGTGATGTGTCGGACCTCGACCTGCTGACCCAGTCCCTGGCGCGCAACGTCAAGCGCTGGCGCACCGAGCGCGGCTTCACCCTGGACGCGCTCGCCGCCCGCGCGGGCGTCAGCCGCGGCATGCTCATCCAGATCGAGCAGGCCCGGACGAACCCCAGCATCGGCACCGTCGTCAAGATCGGCGACGCGCTCGGCATCAGCATCACCACCCTGCTCGACTACGAACAGGGCCCCACCGTCCGCATCGTCCCCGCCGAGCAGGCCGTACGGCTGTGGCACACGGAGGCCGGCAGCTACAACCGCCTCCTCGCCGGCACGGAGGCGCCCGGGCCGCTGGAGATGTGGGACTGGCGGCTGATGCCCGGCGAGCAGAGCCCCTCCGAGCCGCATCCGGTGGGCACGGTGGAGCTCGTCCATGTCACCGCCGGTGAACTGACCCTCACCGTGGACGGCGTGAAGCACCTGGTGCCCACCGGCGCGAGCGCCACGTTCGAGGCCAGCACCTCGCACACCTACGGCAACGAGGGCGACGTACCGATGGAGATGGTGATGGCCGTCTCGGTGCCGCCCGTGCGCTGAGCCGTACCCCGGGCGGCTGTTGGCGTGCGGCCATGCGCGCACCCATCGGAGACGTCGACACCGCCACTCCCGTCCCGGACTGCCTTCAGGAGCTGACCGCCCCGGTCGCCGACGCCGTACGCGCCTGGCAGGGCGGTCCCCGCCGACCGCGTCCTCTACGTCGAGACGGACCCGCGCTGGGCCGACACGGCCGTCTTCGTCGAGCACTACGGCCGCGAGCTGCTGGAGCGGTCGGCGAACTGCGTGGTCGTCGCGGGCAAGCGGGGCAGCGAGACCACGCTGGCCGCATGCGTGGTCCTCTCCACCGCCCGGGTCGACGTCAACGGCGTGTGCGCCGCCGGCTCGGCGCCCGCAAGGCGTCGTTCGCCTCGATGGAGACGGCGACCGCTGAGACCGGCATGGAGTACGGCGGCATCACCCCGGTCGGACTGCCCGCCGGCTGGCCGGTGCTGATCGACTCGGCCGTGGTCGACCTGCCCTACGTCCTCGTCGGCAGCGGACGCCGGCGCGGCAAGCTGCTGGTCCCCGGCACGGCCCTCGCGGACCTGCCGGGCGCCGTGGTGCTGGAGGGTCTCGGGGTCGCCTGAGGCCGGGGAGGGACGGACGCCGCCGGGGGATTCAGTAGGCGGTCGCGGTGCCGAGGTACTGCTCGGCGAACGCCGCCGCGGCGGTCGGCGAGGTGAACAGCCGGCGCAGCCGGGCCAGGGTGGTGCCGGCGCGGAACGGGTCGCCGGACGCGACACCGTGATAGATGTCCGACAGCCACTGCGAGAACTCCTGGTAGTCCCACACCCGGCGCAGACAGGCCGCCGAGTACCCGTCCAGGCCGCTGACGTCGCCCTTGGTGACGTAGGCCGCGAGCGCGTCGCCGAGCAGGAAGGCGTCGTGGAGGGCGAGGTTCATGCCCTTCGCGGCGATCGGCGCGACCAGATGACCGGCGTCCCCGGCCAGGAACAGCCGCCCGTGGGCGAGGGGTTCGACGACGTAGTGGTGCATGTCCAGCACGCGCTTCTCGACCAGCCGGCCCTCGGTGAGCGGGGGCGCTCCGGCCGCGCCGAGCCGCTCGCGCAGCTCGGTCCAGACCCTGTCGTGCGGCCAGTTCCCCGGGTCGTCGCCGGGCGGGCACTGGAGGTAGAACCGGGTCAGCTCCGGACTGCGGGGCATCTGGCCGGCGAAACCGCGCGGATGGATGCCGAACAGGACGCAGTCCGTGGAGGGCGGGACCTCCGCCAGCAGCGACAGCCAGCCGATGCCGTCGTCCTGCCGCGCGATCCGCCTGGCTCGCGCGGGTATCGCGTCCCGCGTCACGCCGCGCGCCCCGTCGCAGCCCGCCACGAAGTCGCAGCGCAGCAGCCGCCGTTCACCCGTCTCCGGGCACCGGTACGACACCGCCGGCCGGTCCGAGTCCAGGTCGTGCAGCATGACGTCGCGGACGCCGAAGCGGATCTCGCCGCCGCGTACGTCGGCGTACTCCCGCACGAGGTCCGTCACCAGCAACGGCTGCGGGTAGACGTAGTGACGGCTGCCGGTCAGCTCGGCGTACGGGAAACGGTAGCGCTCGCCGTCGAAGCGGAACTCGCAGGCGCTGTGCGCCCCGGCCCGCTCCGGCAGCCGTTCGGACAGTCCGCGCCGGGCGAGTTCACGCACCGCCCACTCCTCGATGACCCCGGCCCTGGGCCGGGTCTCGATGAACTGCCTGCTCTCGGTCTCCAGGACGACGCAGTCGACGGAGGCGGCCCGCAGGATGCCGCCGACGGTGAGCCCGGCCGGCCCGGCGCCCACGACGACGACCGTACGGCGTTCCCCGGGCGCGGAGTCTAGGTGCGCGGAGGTGGGGTGGGGGGAAGGGGAGATCATCCCCGCATTATGACGGTGTCCCGTCAGCCGCGACGCGGCCGACGGGACACCGGGGCAGGAGTGGGGTCAGTGCGCCGGGGCGTCGGTGACCACGACCTCCTCGATGTCGCGCTCGATCTGCTCGGGCTTGGAGGCGGTCGCCTTGGCCCAGTAGTAGATGCCGAGCGAGAACACCGCGACGACCAGGATGTCCCACCACAGCGGCAGGTCACCGTTACCGCCGAAGGTGCTCAGGTAGGAGATCACGCCGATGCCCGCCAGGTAGGGGAGCAGCCACTGCGCGGCCTTGAAGTCCAGCCGCGGCGCGTTGGGCAGGTTCTTGCTGATCGCGTAGGCGGCGTACGAACCGAGCAGCACGTAGCCGATGAGGATCGCGAAGCCCAGGCGCCACAGGGTGTCCCAGCCGGACCAGAAGATGATCAGGTTGGCGACCACGAAGGACAGCGGCGAGATGATGTTGCCCGCGGGCAGCTTGTACGGACGCTCGTGGTTCGGCAGGCGGTCCTTGAAGACGCCGTAGGCCAGCGGAGCACCCGCGTACATCAGCACGCTCGCCGAGGTGATGAAGCTGACCAGCGTCTGCCAGCTCGGGAACGGCAGGAAGCAGATCACACCGGTGACGAACGAGACCGCGAGGCCGAACCACGGCACACCGCGCTTGTCCGTCTTGGCGAAGACCTTCGGCGCGTAGCCGTTCTTGGCCAGGCCGTAGGAGATGCGCGAGGTGGCGGTGGTGTAGATCAGGCCGGTGCCGCCGGGGGAGATGATCGCGTCGGCGTACAGGACCCAGGCCAGCCAGCCCAGGCCGCACAGCGTGGCGAGACCCGCCCAGGGGCCGCTGATGCCGGCGTAGTTCAGGTTCGCCCAGCCCTTGGCGAAGGAGGCGTGCGGCAGGGCGGCGATGAACACGACCTGGAGCAGCAGGTAGATCGTGGCGCCGATCGCGACCGAGCCGAGCGTCGCGCGCGGCAGGTCACGCTTCGGGTTGCGGCTCTCGCCGGCCAGCTGGATCGCCTGCTCGAAGCCGAGCAGGGCGAAGATGATGCCGCTGGAGCTGATCGCGCCGAGCACGCCCGCGGCGCCCTTCGGTGCGAAGCCCTCGGAGGTGAAGTTGCCCGGGTGGAAGTTGCCGATCGCGATGATGAAGATCGCCGCGAGCGGGACCGCGATCTTCCACCAGGTGGCGGCGCTGTTGGTGTGTGCCAGGACGCGCACGCCGAGGAAGTTGACCGCGACGAACACGGCCATGAGCAGCACCGCGACGGCGATGCCGCTGGCCGTGAGGGTGCCGTTGGCGTTCTGGAACCCGTCGGCAAAGTGCCAGTGCTTGGCGTAGCCGATCATGGCCTCGACCTCGATCGGGGCCACGGTCGCGGCTTGCAGCCAGGAGAACCAGCCGAAGGACATACCGGCCAGGCCGCCGAAGGCGTAGTGCGGGTAGCGGGCGGTGCCACCCGCCACCGGGAACATGCCGCCGAGTTCGGCGTGCACGAGGGCGAGCAGCACGATCGCCACCGTCCCGATCACCCACGAGATGATCGCGGCGGGGCCGGCCGCCACGACGGCCTTCTCGGCGCCGAAGAGCCAGCCGGAGCCGATGATGGAACCCACCGAAGCCCACATCAGGCCGATGAGTCCCACATCGCGGCGCAGGCCGCCGCCGGTGTCGCTTGTGGCTACCGGCGCAGCCTGGTCGACGTTCGCCATGTCTAGGGGCCTCTCAGATCTATACGCAGCATTAACGAGCAAGGAGGCCACAGGCTAGGGAGACTTTCCGAGCGAGCAAAAGAGTGTTAACCAAATTTTGACCCGGGATCTTAGCTGTCTTGGGCGCACACTCGGTTACTGACTTGTCACAGGTCAGATGCCGGGCCGGAATGTCAATATTCAGCCGAGGATTGTGAGTAGAAGGAAAGATTCACTAGTCCAGACGGGGAATTTCGATGGCCGGGCAGCGGTCCATCACCATGTCGACGCCCGCCGCCCGGGTCCGCTCGTAGGCCCCCTCGTCCATAACCCCGAGCTGGAACCAGACCGCCCGCGCACCCTTGACCACGGCCTCGTCGGCCACGGCGCCGGCCAGCTCGCTGTTGACGAAGACGTCGACCACGTCGACCTCGAAGGGGATGTCCGCGAGGGAGGCGTAGCCCTGCTCTCCGTGGACGGTCTCGGCCTTGGGATGCACCGGCACGATCCGCTTGCCGAACCGCTGCAGCACCTGCGCCACCCCGTACGCGGCCCGGCTCCGGTTGCTGGACAGACCGACCACCGCCCAGGTGTCGCCCAGCTCGGTCAGGATCCTGCGGATCGTCGCCTCGTCGCCGTACACGGCCGCCTCCTCGGGGCTGCGGGAAACCGTTTCCCTGGGCAACAGCACCCTACGGGTCCGGATTCCCGGCCCGCCACCTCGCCACCACGGCCGGAATCGGTACAAGATGCCTGCGCACGGCGGCCCGCCCGCCTACGCTCAGCCCGTGCTGCGCATCCTCGACGCCCGAACCGGCGAGCCCGTCCCCGCCGCGCCCTCCCGCCGCGGTCTGACCCGCATCGAGGCCCATGTCTCCGGCCCCGACCCGACGGCCCTGCGCGTGCTCCTCACCGCCGACCTCCTGGTCCGCGCCCTGGAACTGGGCGGCACACCGGTCTGGGCGGCCCTCGCCGCATCCCACCGCCCCGCCGAACTCCGCACCGCCGCGACCACCCTGTCCATCCGCCCCTTCGAGGACGCCCGCGACCTCCCCTCGGGCCTGGGGGAGGCCCAGGTGATCCACGTGACCGCCGAGACCCCGGACGCCTCCGGCGCGGGCCCGGTGGTCCGGGTGGCACCGGTGGAGTGGACGGGGGAGGCGACGGGCGGCCCGTCCGCGGTCCGGCCCCTCCGCGACCGCGCTCCCGGCTCGGTCTCGGAGCCAGCTCCCGCCCCTGCCCCCGAGCCCGCGCCCGGCCCTCCTGCGGAGCCGGCTTCTGGCGCGGTCTCGGAGCCTGCGCCCGCCTCCGCCCCCGGGCCGGCGCCTGACTCTGCTGCGGAGTCGGCTCCTGCCGGCGGCCCCGAGTCCGCTTCTGGCGCTGTCTCCGAGCCTGCGCCCGCTCACGCTCCCGGGCCCGCCGCTCCTCCTCCGCTCGCGGTGCTTCTCGCTGACCCCTGCGCGCTTCGGCTGGCCGTGCTGTCCGTGCCGCGCGGTGAGCCGGTTCGGCTGGACTCCGCCGTGCTGGAGGAGGCCGCCGGGCGGCTGGCCGGGTGGCGGCGGGCCGTGGCCGGGTGGGCGCGGCAGCCCTCGCGGCCCGTGCCCGACGAGGTGCGGGCGCGGTTGCGCTCCGCGTGGGAGGACGACCTGGACCTGCCCGGAGTGCTGGAGGTGCTGCGGGCCGTGGAGAGCGCCCCGGATCTCCCCGACGGCGCCCGCTTCGAGACGTACGTCTACGCCGACCGTCTGCTGGCCCTCGACCTCGCCCGCGACCTGGGGAGCCCCGCGTGATCGCGCGGGCGGGCACGGGCCCGCTGCGCCGGCTGGTGGTGCTGCGGCACGCCAAGTCCGCCTGGCCCGAGGGCGTCGAGGACCACCGCAGGCCGCTCGCACCGCGCGGCCTCCGCGACGCCCCGGCCGCCGGGCGCGCCCTCGCCGAGGCCGACTGCCTGCCCGACCTCGCCCTGTGCTCCACGGCCGTACGCGCCCGCCGCACCTGGGAGCTGGCCTCCGCCGAGTGGGGCACTCCGCCGCCGGTGCGCTACGACCGGCGCCTGTACGGGGCCGGAGTGCAGGAGCTGCTGGACGTGATCCGCGAGACGCCGCCCGAGGTCGAGACGCTGCTGCTGGTCGGGCACAATCCCGGTCTCGAGGAGCTGGTCCTGGAGCTGGCGCGGGACGGTCTCGACGACACGCTGGAGCGGGTGCGGACGAAGTTCCCCACGTCCGCGATCGCCGTCCTCGCCTGGCGCGGCACCGGCTGGCCGGCCCTCGGCCCCGGCGCGGCCCTCCTGACCTCGCTGGTCGTGGCACGCGGGAGGAAGAAGTAGCCCCATGCGCGCGTGAGCCGGCACTCCCGGGCACCGCATAGGCTGACGGGATGCAGGACGAGTACCGCACAGTCGCCCACGCGGGCGTGCACGAGACCGAGGTCAACCGCTCCCGCTTCCTGTGCGCCCTCGCCCCGGCCGCCACCGAAGAGGAGGCGCAGGACTTCGTCGCCTCCGTGCGCAAGGAGCACGCCGACGCCACCCACAACTGCTGGGCGTATGTCATCGGAGCGGACGCCTCCGTGCAGAAGGCCAGCGACGACGGTGAGCCGGGCGGCACCGCCGGTGTCCCCATGCTGCAGATGCTGCTGCGCCGTGAGATGCGCTACGTCGTCGCGGTCGTCACCCGCTACTACGGCGGCGTCAAGCTCGGCGCCGGCGGACTCATCCGGGCCTACGGCGGCGCGGTCGGCGAGGCCCTCGACGCCCTCGGCACCCTCACCCGGCGCCGCTTCCGGCTGGCCACGGTGACCGTCGACCACCAGCGCGCCGGCAAGGTCCAGAACGACCTGCGCGCCATCGGACGCGAGGTGCGGGACGTCCGCTACGGCGAGGCGGTCACCATCGAGATCGGTCTGCCGGACGCCGACGTGGACGCGTTCCGTGCCTGGCTGGCCGATGCGACGGCGGGCACGGCGGTGTTCGAACTCGGCGGCGAGGCCTACGGAGATGCCTGACAATCTTTAACAAATCGGGCATATATCGGCAAAGTTGACCGGCTGAGCTCGGGTCGATACGGGAGTAAGCGCCCGTGATGTCAGACCCGGCCGTTAGTCTCGGGGATCATGAGACTCCTGCACACGTCCGACTGGCATCTCGGCCGGGCCTTCCACCGGGTGAACATGCTCGGGGCCCAGGCCGGGTTCATCGGTCACCTCGTCACCACCGCGCGCGAGCGCGAGGTGGACGCGGTGGTCGTGTCGGGCGATGTGTACGACCGCGCGGTGCCCCCGCTCGCCGCGGTCGAGCTGTTCGACGACGCCCTGCACCGCCTCGCGGACCTCGGCGTGCCCACGGTGATGATCTCCGGCAACCACGACTCGGCCCGCCGCCTCGGCGTCGGCGCCGGGCTCATCGACCGCGCCGGCATCCACCTGCGCACCGAGCCGTCGGCCGTCGGCACCCCGGTCGTGCTGAGCGATGCGCACGGGGACGTCGCGTTCTACGGGCTGCCCTATCTCGAACCCGCCCTGGTGAAGGACGAGTTCGCGGTGGAGAAGGCCGGCCACGAGGCCGTACTGTCCGCCGCGATGGACCGCGTCCGCGCCGACCTCGCCACCCGCGCGCCGGGCACCCGCTCGGTCGTCCTCGCCCACGCCTTCGTCACCGGCGGCCAGGCCAGCGACAGCGAGCGGGACATCACCGTCGGCGGGGTCGCCGCCGTACCGGCCGGGGTCTTCGACGGCGTCGACTATGTGGCGCTCGGCCATCTGCACGGCTGCCAGACCATCACCGAGCGCGTGCGCTACCCGGGCTCCCCGCTCGCCTACTCCTTCTCGGAGGCCGGCCACCGCAAGAGCATGTGGCTGGTCGACCTCGACGGCGACGGCTCCGTCACCGCCGAGCGCGTCGACTGCCCGGTGCCGCGCCCGCTGGCCCGTATCAGGGGCACCCTGGACGGCCTCCTCGCCGACCCGGCGCTGGCCCGTCACGAGGAGGCCTGGGTCGAGGCCACCCTCACCGACGCGGTCCGCCCCGCCGATCCCATGGCCCGGCTCACCGAGCGCTTCCCGCACACCCTCAGCCTCGCCTTCGCCCCCGAGCGCGCCCCGGACGACCCCCAGGTCTCGTACGCCCGGCGCCTCGCGGGCCGCAGCGACCAGCAGATCGCCCAGGACTTCGTCGCCCACGTACGCGGCGCCGGGCCCGACGAACGGGAGGCGGCCGTCCTGGGCGAGGCCTTCGACGCCGTGCGCGCCGACGCCGCCGTACGGGAGGTGGCCCGGTGAGGCTGCACCGCCTCGACATCACCGCCTTCGGGCCGTTCGGCGGCTCCCAGAGCGTCGACTTCGACGCCCTGTCCGCCGCCGGACTGTTCCTGCTGCACGGCCCCACCGGCGCCGGCAAGACCTCCGTCCTGGACGCCGTCTGCTACGCCCTGTACGGCTCCGTCCCCGGCGCCCGGCAGAGCGGCCAGGGCATGAACCTGCGCAGCGACCACGCCGAGCCGCCCCTGCGCACCGAGGTCCGCCTCGACCTCACCGTCGCCGGGCGCCGCCTCGAGATCACCCGGCAGCCGCCCTGGGAGCGGCCCAAACTGCGCGGCACCGGCACGACCGTCGACAAGGCCCAGACCTGGCTGCGGGAGTACGACGGCGCGGCCGGCGTCTGGAAGGACCGCAGCCGTTCCCACCAGGAGATCGGCGAGGAGATCACCCAGCTGCTCGGCATGAGCCGCGAGCAGTTCTGCCAGGTCGTGCTGCTGCCCCAGGGCGACTTCGCGCGCTTCCTGCGCGCCGACGCCGAGGCCCGCGGCCGGCTGCTGGGCCGGCTCTTCGACACCCAGCGCTTCGCCGACGTCGAAAAGCGCCTCGCCGAGCGTCGCCGCGCCACCGAGGCACGCGTGCGTGAGGGCGACGCGGCGCTGCTCGCCGACGCCCACCGCATGCAGCAGGAGGCCGGCGACGCCATGGAGCTGCCCGAGCTCGCCCCCGGCGAACCGGGGCTGGCCGACGCCGTGCTCGGGGCCGCCGCCGTCGCGCGCGCCACCGCCCGTGAACGCCTCACCGTCGCCCACTGCCGCCTCACCGCCGCCGAGTCCGCCCACGCCGCCACCCGGCGCGCCCTGGACGACGTACGTGAACTAGCCCGTCTGCAGAGGCGGTTCGCCGAGGCCCGGCAGCGCGCCGAGCGGCTCCAGGCACGGGCGGGCGCCCACCAGGAGGCCCAGCGGCGCATGGAGCGGTCCCGCAAGGCGGAGGCGGTCGCGCCCGCGCTGGAGCTGCGCGAGGCCGCCGAGGAGGAGCACCGCAGAGCCGCCGCGTCCGAGGCACGCGCGCGCGGCCTGCTCCCCGACTCCCACGCCGACGCGGGCGCGGGCGGGCTCGCCGCCGCCGCCCGCCGGGCCGCCGAGGAGCTGGGCGGCCTGGACGCGGCCCGGCGCGCCGAGCGGCGGCTCGCCGAGCTGGCCGAGGAGCGGTCCGGACTCGACCGCCAGGAGCGCGCCGACGAGGACGTGCTCCGCGAGGCCGAGGCCTGGCTCGCCGACTGGGCCGCCACCCGCGCGGCGCTGCAGTCCCGCGTCGACTCCGCCCAGGAGGCCGCCACCCGCGCCGAACAGCTCGCCGTGCAGCGGGAACCGATGCGTGGCCGCCTCGACGCGGCCCGCACCCGGGACCAGCTGGCCGCCGACCTGGAGGACGCACAGCACCGGGCACACGCCTCCGACCAGCGCGCCCTGGACGCCCGCGCCCACTGGCTCGACCTCAAGGAACAGCGCCTGAACGGCATCGCCGCCGAACTGGCCGCCCACCTCACCGATGGCGAACCCTGCGCCGTCTGCGGGGCCACCGAACACCCGGCGCCGGCCCGCAAGGTCGCCGGACACGTCGACCGCGAGACCGAGGAGCGGGCGCACCAGGCCTGGCAGCAGGCCGAGGCCCGGCACGCCGAGGACGAGCGGCGGCTCGGACTGGTTCGCGAGGCCCTGGCCGCCGCCACCGCCGAGGCCGGCGACACGCCCACCGGCCAACTCGAAGAAGACATAACCGAGTTGGAGCAGGAGTACGCTCGCGCCCGCCGCGACGCCTCCGCGCTGCACGCCGCCCACGAGGAGCTGCGGCGCGCCGAGCACGAGCGCGAGCGGCGCCTGGCCGACCGTCAGCAGGCCGCCGTACGGGCCGCCTCCCGGCTCACCCGACGCGAGACCCTGGAGCGCGAACAGTCCCAGCTGGAAGCCGAGTTGACCAAGGCTCGCGGCGGATCCGGCAGCGTGGCCGCCCGTGCCGCGCAGCTGGAGCGGCAGGTGGCGCTGCTCACCGACGCCGCCGACGCCGTACGCGCCGCCGAGGACGCCGCCCAGCGACTGAAGGACGCCGACGCCCGCCTGGCCGACGCCGCCTACCGGGCCGGTTTCGACACCCCGCTGGCCGCGGTCGCCGCCCTGCTGGACCCCGCCGCCCACCGCGAGCTGCAGCACCGTCTGGACGCCTGGCAGACGGAGGAGGCCGCCGTACGCGCGGTGCTGGCGGAGGCCGACACCGTGGCCGCCGCCCAGCGCCCGCCCGCCGACCCGGCCACGGCCGAACGCGCGGCCGCCGCGGCCGAACACCGGCTGCGCGAGGCGGCGTCCGCGCGCGACGCGGCGGCCCGCTGCAGCGCCGAACTGGACCGCCTCTCCGCGCGCGCCACCGAGGCCGTACGCCGGCTCGCCCCGCTCCGTGAGGAGTACGACCGGGTCGCCCGCCTCGCCGCCCTCACCGCCGGCACCTCCGCCGACAACGAACGCAAGATGCGCCTGGAGTCGTATGTGCTCGCGGCCCGTCTGGAGCAGGTCGCCGCCGCCGCGACCGCGCGTCTGCAGCGCATGTCCTCGGGCCGCTACACCCTCGTCCACTCCGACGACCGCACCGGGCGCGGCCGCAGCGGGCTGGGACTGCACGTGGTCGACGCCTGGACCGGGCGCGAACGCGACACCGCCACGCTGTCCGGCGGCGAGACCTTCTTCGCCTCGCTCGCCCTCGCCCTCGGCCTCGCGGACGTCGTCACCGCCGAGGCCGGCGGCGTCCGGCTCGACACGTTGTTCATCGACGAGGGCTTCGGCAGCCTCGACGACCAGACCCTGGACGAGGTCCTCGACGTCCTCGACTCCCTGCGGGAGCGGGACCGCAGCGTGGGCATCGTCAGCCACGTCCCCGA includes:
- a CDS encoding AAA family ATPase, which encodes MRLHRLDITAFGPFGGSQSVDFDALSAAGLFLLHGPTGAGKTSVLDAVCYALYGSVPGARQSGQGMNLRSDHAEPPLRTEVRLDLTVAGRRLEITRQPPWERPKLRGTGTTVDKAQTWLREYDGAAGVWKDRSRSHQEIGEEITQLLGMSREQFCQVVLLPQGDFARFLRADAEARGRLLGRLFDTQRFADVEKRLAERRRATEARVREGDAALLADAHRMQQEAGDAMELPELAPGEPGLADAVLGAAAVARATARERLTVAHCRLTAAESAHAATRRALDDVRELARLQRRFAEARQRAERLQARAGAHQEAQRRMERSRKAEAVAPALELREAAEEEHRRAAASEARARGLLPDSHADAGAGGLAAAARRAAEELGGLDAARRAERRLAELAEERSGLDRQERADEDVLREAEAWLADWAATRAALQSRVDSAQEAATRAEQLAVQREPMRGRLDAARTRDQLAADLEDAQHRAHASDQRALDARAHWLDLKEQRLNGIAAELAAHLTDGEPCAVCGATEHPAPARKVAGHVDRETEERAHQAWQQAEARHAEDERRLGLVREALAAATAEAGDTPTGQLEEDITELEQEYARARRDASALHAAHEELRRAEHERERRLADRQQAAVRAASRLTRRETLEREQSQLEAELTKARGGSGSVAARAAQLERQVALLTDAADAVRAAEDAAQRLKDADARLADAAYRAGFDTPLAAVAALLDPAAHRELQHRLDAWQTEEAAVRAVLAEADTVAAAQRPPADPATAERAAAAAEHRLREAASARDAAARCSAELDRLSARATEAVRRLAPLREEYDRVARLAALTAGTSADNERKMRLESYVLAARLEQVAAAATARLQRMSSGRYTLVHSDDRTGRGRSGLGLHVVDAWTGRERDTATLSGGETFFASLALALGLADVVTAEAGGVRLDTLFIDEGFGSLDDQTLDEVLDVLDSLRERDRSVGIVSHVPDLRRRIHAQLEVVKGRTGSVLRQRGV